The Streptomyces sp. NBC_01275 genome has a segment encoding these proteins:
- a CDS encoding NAD(P)/FAD-dependent oxidoreductase, whose protein sequence is MSEDPTPARTAVVLGGSHTGMLAARALSGLADRVVVVERDVLPDGPAPRKGLPQARHAHMLWSGGVRAVTELLPGVADALRDVGARRLPVTTDMVVMGSRGWFRRWPESHHVILAGRDLLDATIRAQVLADERVELLDGVEVLGLEGNAGAVTGVRVRSSRRHTTDAPGSGVGDDGVRVVEAGLVVDATGRGSGASRWLTELGLPAVERREVDSGLAYASRLYLAPEQARSGYPIVNVQPDPRDGRPGRAGFLLPIEDGRWIVTLNGSRGGEPSAAEDDFVRFAREELRHPIIGELLERAEPLSDVAYTRTTLNRRHFYERMPAWPENFTVLGDALAAFNPLYGHGLAVAAQSALSLRDVVRRHGWGVPGLSRRLQKAVARPVGAAWDLAVGQDVFYPGATENGPTLRDRLVSAYVGRLMLTATGNGRIARRVTDVTSLERGAEVLLTPSVLLAAAAGPLKPPLTAPPLTVEELKRAGLQ, encoded by the coding sequence ATGAGTGAAGACCCCACCCCCGCCAGAACCGCCGTAGTCCTGGGGGGATCCCACACCGGCATGCTCGCGGCCCGGGCCCTGTCCGGCCTCGCCGACCGGGTCGTCGTCGTCGAGCGGGACGTACTGCCCGACGGCCCCGCGCCCCGCAAGGGCCTGCCGCAGGCGCGCCACGCCCACATGCTGTGGTCGGGCGGGGTGCGGGCGGTGACGGAGCTGCTGCCGGGCGTCGCCGACGCGCTCCGGGACGTCGGGGCGCGCCGACTGCCGGTCACCACGGACATGGTCGTCATGGGCTCCCGCGGCTGGTTCCGCCGCTGGCCCGAGTCCCACCACGTGATCCTGGCCGGACGGGACCTGCTGGACGCGACGATCCGCGCGCAGGTCCTCGCGGACGAGCGGGTCGAACTGCTCGACGGGGTCGAGGTGTTGGGGCTGGAGGGGAACGCGGGGGCGGTGACGGGCGTACGGGTCCGCAGCAGCCGTAGGCACACGACGGACGCCCCTGGGTCCGGCGTCGGCGACGACGGTGTCCGGGTCGTCGAGGCGGGGCTGGTCGTCGACGCGACGGGGCGGGGCTCCGGGGCGTCCCGGTGGCTGACGGAGCTGGGGCTGCCTGCGGTGGAGCGGCGCGAGGTCGACTCCGGTCTGGCGTACGCGAGTCGGCTCTACCTCGCCCCCGAACAGGCGCGCTCCGGCTACCCGATCGTCAACGTCCAGCCCGACCCCCGGGACGGCCGGCCGGGCCGGGCGGGCTTTCTGCTGCCCATCGAGGACGGCCGCTGGATCGTCACCCTCAACGGCAGCCGCGGCGGCGAGCCCTCCGCCGCCGAGGACGACTTCGTCCGCTTCGCCCGCGAGGAGCTGCGCCACCCGATCATCGGCGAACTCCTCGAACGGGCCGAGCCGTTGTCCGACGTGGCGTACACCCGGACCACCCTCAACCGCCGCCACTTCTACGAGCGGATGCCGGCCTGGCCCGAGAACTTCACCGTCCTCGGCGACGCCCTCGCCGCCTTCAACCCGCTTTACGGCCACGGCCTCGCCGTCGCCGCCCAGAGCGCCCTGTCCCTGCGGGACGTCGTACGACGGCACGGCTGGGGCGTGCCCGGGCTGTCCCGTCGGCTCCAGAAGGCGGTGGCCCGGCCGGTCGGCGCGGCCTGGGACCTCGCGGTCGGCCAGGACGTCTTCTACCCGGGCGCGACGGAGAACGGCCCCACGCTCCGCGACCGCCTCGTCTCCGCGTACGTCGGCCGCCTCATGCTCACCGCCACCGGCAACGGCCGTATCGCCCGCCGCGTGACGGACGTGACCTCCCTGGAACGGGGAGCGGAGGTCCTGCTGACCCCGTCCGTCCTCCTGGCAGCGGCGGCGGGCCCCCTCAAACCCCCGCTCACCGCACCACCGCTGACCGTCGAGGAACTCAAGCGGGCAGGGTTGCAGTAG
- a CDS encoding SMP-30/gluconolactonase/LRE family protein, with translation MTTTSTAYEVAVRAEATLGEGPTWDAATGRLLWLDILGARLHGYDPSSGRRTVRVTDQHVGAAKPRVGGGLVLNLRDGVGLLDPDDGFRWLRHEPVPGRRANDAAVAPDGSLWAGTMRYDEAPGGGTLSRLTGDGSAEVILDDVAVSNGTGWSPDHSLMYYIDSPTRRVDVFDYDAQGRVSGRRPLVEIEDGAGFPDGLTVDADGCVWVALWDGGAVRRYTPAGELDRVISLPTPRVTACAFGGPDLTDLYVTTARVGLTAPHPVAGSLLVVPNAGKGLPQPAFKG, from the coding sequence ATGACGACGACCAGCACGGCGTACGAGGTGGCGGTGCGCGCCGAGGCGACCCTCGGCGAGGGGCCGACCTGGGACGCGGCGACCGGCCGGCTGCTCTGGCTCGACATCCTGGGCGCGCGCCTGCACGGCTACGACCCGTCGAGCGGCCGTCGTACGGTCCGGGTGACCGACCAGCATGTGGGCGCGGCCAAGCCCCGCGTCGGCGGCGGCCTGGTCCTCAACCTCCGTGACGGGGTGGGCCTGTTGGACCCCGACGACGGTTTCCGCTGGCTGCGCCACGAGCCCGTGCCGGGCCGCCGTGCCAACGACGCCGCCGTGGCCCCCGACGGCTCCCTGTGGGCCGGCACCATGCGCTACGACGAGGCCCCGGGCGGCGGCACCCTGTCCCGGCTCACCGGGGACGGCTCGGCCGAGGTGATACTCGACGACGTCGCGGTCAGCAACGGCACGGGCTGGAGCCCGGACCACTCGCTGATGTACTACATCGACTCCCCGACCCGTCGGGTGGACGTCTTCGACTACGACGCGCAGGGCCGGGTCTCGGGCCGCCGTCCCCTCGTCGAGATCGAGGACGGCGCCGGTTTCCCCGACGGCCTCACCGTCGACGCCGACGGCTGCGTGTGGGTGGCCCTGTGGGACGGGGGAGCGGTACGGCGCTACACGCCCGCGGGGGAGCTGGACCGGGTGATCTCCCTGCCGACGCCCCGCGTGACGGCCTGCGCCTTCGGCGGCCCCGACCTCACCGACCTCTACGTCACCACCGCCCGAGTCGGCCTGACCGCCCCCCACCCGGTGGCGGGCTCCCTCCTGGTGGTCCCGAACGCGGGCAAGGGCCTGCCCCAACCCGCGTTCAAGGGCTGA
- a CDS encoding IclR family transcriptional regulator, whose amino-acid sequence MGRLVPAVTRALDILELFLDGDGSLSAPDIVRRLQLPRTTVHELVTTLAARSYIVPVPGQPGRYRLGVRPYQLGSRYAEQLDLAAEGQQVARTVAETCDETVHVAILEGTDVIYIAKVDSTHAVRMVSAAGRRLPAHCTSVGKMLLASLSPAELSARIPDDADLVRMTPNSITEPDALREALVEIRERGVAVENRESNPDVSCVAAPVRDRTGQVVAALSISVPMIRWSDERRVELEQLAAKGAAELSELLGYRSVA is encoded by the coding sequence GTGGGACGACTCGTACCTGCCGTGACCCGAGCTCTCGACATTCTCGAGCTCTTCCTCGACGGGGACGGTTCGCTCTCCGCCCCCGACATAGTGCGCAGGCTCCAGCTGCCGCGTACCACCGTGCACGAGCTGGTGACCACGCTCGCCGCCCGGTCCTACATCGTCCCGGTGCCCGGACAGCCCGGACGCTACCGCCTCGGGGTACGGCCGTACCAGCTCGGCAGCCGATACGCCGAGCAGCTCGACCTCGCCGCCGAGGGCCAGCAGGTCGCCCGGACCGTCGCCGAGACCTGCGACGAGACGGTCCATGTGGCGATCCTGGAGGGCACGGACGTCATCTACATCGCCAAGGTCGACTCCACGCACGCGGTGCGCATGGTCTCCGCCGCCGGTCGCCGGCTCCCCGCCCACTGCACCTCCGTGGGCAAGATGCTGCTCGCCTCCCTCTCCCCGGCGGAGCTCAGCGCCCGGATCCCCGACGACGCCGACCTCGTGCGCATGACCCCGAACAGCATCACCGAGCCGGACGCGCTGCGCGAGGCCCTCGTGGAGATCCGGGAGCGGGGCGTCGCGGTCGAGAACCGCGAGTCCAACCCGGACGTCAGCTGCGTGGCGGCCCCGGTGCGCGACCGCACCGGGCAGGTCGTCGCCGCCCTCTCCATCTCCGTGCCCATGATCCGCTGGAGCGACGAGCGGCGCGTCGAGCTGGAGCAGCTCGCGGCCAAGGGCGCTGCCGAGCTGTCCGAGCTGCTGGGCTACCGGAGCGTGGCATGA
- a CDS encoding RimK family alpha-L-glutamate ligase, with translation MARIALATYDPRPEPGKDDDLPVLLRALAAAGAEADGVFWDDVEVDWASYDLVVIRSTWDYSWRAEEFTAWAQKTGAVTRLANPAAVVRWNADKRYLGELAAAGVPTVPTSYLAPGEPAGLPDGHEYVVKPTSGAGARYAARYTPDQHDTAVRHLARMHAEGLTAMVQPYVRGIDTAGERALQFFGGRLLHASRKRAVLAPGTAFDAEKVAHPGLEPWTPTPAELAVAERALAAVPDAPELLYARVDLVDGDDGQPRVMELELVEPNLFLFLHPGSVPAVVEAILAAAASPRA, from the coding sequence GTGGCCCGCATCGCACTTGCCACCTACGACCCCCGGCCGGAGCCCGGCAAGGACGACGATCTTCCCGTGCTGCTGCGGGCACTGGCGGCGGCCGGGGCCGAGGCGGACGGGGTGTTCTGGGACGACGTCGAGGTCGACTGGGCCTCCTACGACCTCGTCGTCATCCGCTCCACCTGGGACTACAGCTGGCGCGCGGAGGAGTTCACGGCCTGGGCGCAGAAGACCGGCGCGGTCACCCGGCTGGCCAACCCGGCCGCCGTCGTGCGCTGGAACGCCGACAAGCGGTACCTGGGCGAGCTGGCGGCGGCCGGGGTGCCGACCGTGCCGACGAGCTACCTCGCGCCCGGCGAGCCGGCCGGCCTCCCCGACGGCCACGAGTACGTCGTCAAGCCCACCTCCGGGGCCGGCGCGCGCTACGCCGCCCGCTACACGCCCGACCAGCACGACACGGCCGTACGGCATCTCGCGCGGATGCACGCGGAGGGGCTGACCGCGATGGTGCAGCCGTATGTGCGCGGCATCGACACCGCCGGTGAGCGGGCCCTGCAGTTCTTCGGCGGACGCCTGCTGCACGCCAGCCGCAAGCGCGCCGTGCTGGCTCCCGGCACGGCTTTCGACGCGGAGAAGGTCGCGCATCCCGGTCTGGAGCCCTGGACCCCGACCCCGGCCGAACTCGCCGTGGCCGAGCGCGCCCTGGCCGCCGTACCGGACGCGCCCGAGCTGCTGTACGCGCGGGTCGACCTGGTGGACGGGGACGACGGTCAGCCGCGGGTGATGGAACTGGAACTGGTCGAGCCGAACCTGTTCCTGTTCCTGCACCCGGGGTCGGTGCCGGCGGTGGTGGAGGCGATTCTCGCGGCGGCGGCCTCCCCCAGGGCCTGA
- a CDS encoding MerR family transcriptional regulator — protein sequence MRMLTIGAFARACRLSPKALRLYDELELLRPARVDPDTGYRYYAVEQLEQARLVAWLRRLGMPLARIREIRALDDPTAAAREIRAYWARVEAETAARRDLAAFLVHHLSTANTGTRPGTHTVAHTGTNTETDLSRKDTAMLELRYAAHSDRGLVRPANQDTAYAGARLLAVADGFGPAGGPASSAAVEALKFLDAEEPPAGSVLNLLEDAVRGATDAVRDVADGTDEVGTTLTALLWTGSQLALVHIGDSRAYLLREGGLFRITHDHTVVQSLLDEGRLTPEEAAAHPQPALLLKALSGGAPAAPDLRLQEARPGDRYLLCSDGLPAVVPDAGIRTLLTAAPAPDEAARSLVTAANDAGGPDNVTCVVADVVETAA from the coding sequence ATGCGGATGCTGACCATCGGGGCCTTCGCGCGGGCCTGCCGGCTGTCGCCGAAGGCGCTGCGCCTCTACGACGAGCTGGAACTGCTGCGACCCGCCCGGGTCGACCCGGACACCGGATACCGCTACTACGCCGTCGAGCAGCTGGAGCAGGCCCGGCTGGTGGCGTGGCTGCGGCGACTGGGGATGCCGCTGGCCCGGATCCGCGAGATCCGCGCCCTCGACGACCCCACGGCCGCCGCCCGCGAGATCCGCGCCTACTGGGCCCGGGTGGAGGCGGAGACGGCCGCACGACGGGATCTCGCCGCGTTCCTCGTGCACCACCTCTCGACCGCGAACACAGGCACACGACCAGGCACACACACAGTCGCGCACACAGGCACGAACACCGAAACGGACCTGTCCCGAAAGGACACCGCCATGCTGGAACTCCGTTACGCCGCCCACTCCGACCGCGGGCTCGTCCGCCCCGCCAACCAGGACACGGCGTACGCCGGGGCGCGGCTGCTGGCCGTCGCCGACGGGTTCGGGCCGGCCGGCGGGCCCGCGAGCAGCGCCGCCGTCGAGGCGCTGAAGTTCCTCGACGCCGAGGAACCCCCGGCCGGGAGCGTGCTCAACCTGCTGGAGGACGCGGTACGGGGTGCGACGGACGCCGTGCGGGACGTGGCCGACGGCACGGACGAGGTCGGCACCACGCTGACCGCGCTGCTGTGGACGGGCTCGCAGCTCGCGCTGGTCCATATCGGGGACTCGCGGGCGTACCTGCTGCGCGAGGGCGGCCTGTTCCGCATCACCCACGACCACACGGTCGTCCAGTCGCTGCTCGACGAGGGCCGGCTGACCCCGGAGGAGGCCGCCGCGCACCCCCAGCCCGCCCTGCTCCTCAAGGCCCTGTCCGGCGGCGCTCCCGCCGCCCCCGACCTGCGGCTGCAGGAGGCCCGCCCCGGCGACCGCTACCTCCTGTGCTCCGACGGCCTCCCGGCCGTGGTCCCGGACGCCGGCATCCGCACCCTCCTCACCGCCGCCCCGGCCCCCGACGAAGCCGCCCGCTCCCTGGTCACCGCCGCGAATGACGCCGGCGGCCCGGACAACGTCACCTGCGTCGTGGCGGACGTGGTGGAGACGGCGGCCTGA
- a CDS encoding IS200/IS605 family accessory protein TnpB-related protein, producing the protein MGELRSIAPSFVASGPGGVAVRTRLKQLTPDDEKVLRLVGAHLGSLASRDLRARCRDGLEHSGEAWAVRKRELTPLSSSRWAGSITKATHDQWALARRGQSAHIQNLEAGIRTIEGRLSLPVGQKGTKRAPGGYRSQRERHAKSRRLRVLQDRLAAARADCEAGVVHVVRGGRRLARTRHHLEAAGLTESAWRGRWEAERWFCQADGESGKRYGNETIRVSPEGEVSIKLPAPLAHLANAPHGRYVLACRVAFAHRGAEWADRVAANRATAYRIQLDTGRGRWHLTASWQIPPTPTLPIEAALAHGVIGVDMNADHLAARRLDIHGNPAGSPRRFFYDLTGTAEHRDAQVRHALTRLLHWARTCGVKAIAVEDLDFTAEKTREKHGRRKRFRQLISGMPTGKLRARLSSMADQTGIAVIAVDPAYTSRWGAQHWQKPLTSTTRKTTRHDAAAVAIGRRAQGHPIRLGVPPRPLRHWGRTAPPPCSPERRAGASDRPGRTRRPWARGNPPPHPRTTDTIRAARTRSERGQPERPTPSGAFGRA; encoded by the coding sequence GTGGGCGAGCTGAGGAGCATCGCGCCGTCGTTCGTCGCGTCCGGCCCGGGTGGTGTGGCTGTCCGGACCCGTCTCAAGCAGCTGACGCCGGACGATGAGAAGGTGCTGCGGCTGGTGGGCGCGCATCTGGGTTCGCTGGCCTCGAGGGACCTCAGGGCGCGCTGCCGGGACGGCCTGGAACACTCCGGTGAGGCGTGGGCGGTGCGTAAGCGGGAGCTGACGCCGCTCTCGTCGTCGCGGTGGGCGGGCAGTATCACCAAGGCCACGCACGACCAGTGGGCGCTGGCCCGCCGTGGCCAGTCGGCGCACATCCAGAACCTGGAAGCCGGCATCCGCACCATCGAGGGCCGGCTGTCTCTGCCGGTCGGGCAGAAGGGGACGAAGAGGGCACCCGGGGGTTACCGGTCCCAGCGGGAACGGCATGCGAAGTCCCGGCGGCTGCGGGTGCTGCAGGACCGGCTGGCTGCCGCGCGGGCCGACTGTGAGGCCGGAGTCGTGCACGTCGTGCGGGGCGGCAGACGGCTGGCCCGCACCCGCCATCACCTGGAGGCGGCCGGGCTGACCGAGTCCGCGTGGCGCGGGCGCTGGGAGGCGGAGCGCTGGTTCTGCCAGGCGGACGGGGAGTCCGGCAAGCGCTACGGCAACGAGACGATCCGTGTCAGTCCCGAGGGTGAGGTGAGTATCAAGCTGCCCGCCCCGCTGGCTCATCTGGCGAATGCCCCGCACGGGCGGTACGTCCTGGCCTGCCGGGTCGCGTTCGCGCACCGGGGCGCCGAGTGGGCCGACAGGGTCGCGGCCAACCGGGCGACCGCCTACCGCATCCAACTGGACACGGGCCGGGGCCGCTGGCATCTGACCGCGTCCTGGCAGATACCGCCCACTCCCACCCTGCCCATCGAGGCGGCGCTCGCGCACGGTGTGATCGGCGTCGACATGAACGCCGATCACCTCGCCGCCCGGCGCCTCGACATCCACGGCAACCCGGCCGGCAGCCCGCGCCGCTTCTTCTACGACCTGACCGGCACCGCCGAACACCGCGACGCCCAGGTCCGCCACGCCCTCACCCGCCTCCTGCACTGGGCCCGCACCTGCGGCGTGAAGGCGATCGCCGTGGAGGACCTGGACTTCACCGCGGAGAAGACCCGCGAGAAACACGGCCGCCGCAAACGCTTCCGCCAGCTCATCTCCGGCATGCCCACCGGCAAACTCCGCGCCCGGCTGTCTTCGATGGCCGACCAGACAGGCATCGCGGTCATCGCCGTCGACCCGGCCTACACCAGCCGGTGGGGCGCCCAGCACTGGCAGAAACCCCTCACCAGCACGACTCGCAAGACCACTCGCCACGACGCTGCCGCCGTGGCGATCGGAAGGCGCGCCCAGGGACACCCGATCCGGCTGGGGGTACCTCCCAGGCCCTTAAGGCACTGGGGGAGGACGGCACCGCCCCCCTGCTCACCGGAGAGACGAGCAGGGGCATCGGACCGTCCAGGCCGGACCAGGCGTCCCTGGGCGCGAGGGAACCCGCCCCCGCATCCCCGGACCACGGACACGATCCGTGCCGCCCGGACGCGGAGCGAACGCGGGCAACCAGAACGCCCAACACCGTCCGGGGCGTTCGGCCGAGCATGA
- a CDS encoding acyl-CoA synthetase, translated as MTSLFPALTQDPSDRLALRFGERSLTYAELAAAAGAVGARVRGVGRVAVWATPSLETAVGVVGTLLAGVAAVPLNPKSGEKELGHILGDSGPGAVLAAPGDELPAALRGFERIDVDVHGVGPALAGEPGDDGEPALVVYTSGTTGPPKGAVIPRRAIATTLDALADAWRWTGDDVLVHGLPLFHVHGLVLGVLGPLRRGGAVRHLGRFSAEGVARELNDGATMLFGVPTMYHRLAEALPADPELAKALAGARLLVSGSAALPVHDHERIAAATGRRVIERYGMTETLMNTSVRADGEARAGTVGLPLPGVELRLVEEDGSAVEACDGETVGEIQVRGPNLFTEYLNRPEATAAAFTADGWFRTGDVAVRDPDGYVRIVGRMATDLIKSGGYKIGAGEIENALLEHPGVREAAVTGEPDPDLGERIVAWVVADDPQSPPDSAELADHVARRLAPHKRPRVVRYLDALPRNDMGKIMKRALPS; from the coding sequence GTGACCTCACTCTTCCCGGCCCTGACGCAGGATCCGTCCGACCGCCTCGCCCTGCGGTTCGGTGAGCGGTCCCTGACATATGCGGAGCTCGCGGCGGCGGCCGGGGCTGTCGGGGCGCGGGTGCGGGGGGTGGGGAGGGTCGCCGTATGGGCGACGCCGTCGTTGGAGACGGCGGTCGGGGTGGTGGGGACGCTGCTCGCCGGGGTCGCCGCCGTGCCGCTCAATCCGAAGTCCGGGGAGAAGGAGCTCGGGCACATTCTGGGCGACAGCGGGCCGGGGGCGGTGCTGGCGGCTCCGGGGGACGAACTGCCCGCCGCGCTGCGGGGGTTCGAGCGGATCGACGTCGACGTGCACGGGGTCGGACCGGCGCTCGCCGGTGAGCCCGGGGACGACGGGGAACCCGCCCTCGTCGTGTACACCTCCGGGACCACCGGGCCGCCCAAGGGCGCGGTCATCCCCCGGCGGGCGATCGCCACGACCCTGGACGCGCTCGCCGACGCCTGGCGGTGGACCGGCGACGACGTGCTGGTGCACGGTCTGCCGCTGTTCCATGTGCACGGTCTGGTGCTGGGGGTCCTCGGGCCGCTGCGGCGGGGCGGGGCCGTGCGCCACCTCGGACGGTTCAGCGCCGAGGGCGTCGCGCGGGAGCTGAACGACGGCGCGACCATGCTGTTCGGGGTGCCGACGATGTACCACCGCCTCGCCGAGGCGCTGCCCGCCGACCCGGAGCTGGCCAAGGCGCTCGCCGGGGCTCGGCTGCTGGTCTCCGGCTCCGCCGCGCTGCCCGTGCACGACCACGAGCGGATCGCGGCGGCGACCGGGCGGCGGGTGATCGAGCGGTACGGCATGACGGAGACGCTGATGAACACCTCCGTGCGCGCCGACGGCGAGGCCCGGGCGGGGACGGTCGGCCTGCCGCTGCCCGGTGTGGAGCTGCGGCTGGTGGAGGAGGACGGGTCGGCCGTCGAGGCCTGCGACGGGGAGACGGTCGGGGAGATCCAGGTGCGCGGGCCGAACCTGTTCACCGAGTACCTCAACCGGCCCGAGGCGACCGCCGCCGCCTTCACCGCCGACGGCTGGTTCCGCACCGGGGACGTGGCCGTACGCGATCCCGACGGGTACGTCCGGATCGTGGGGCGGATGGCCACCGACCTGATCAAGAGCGGCGGTTACAAGATCGGGGCCGGTGAGATCGAGAACGCGCTGCTGGAGCATCCGGGGGTGCGCGAGGCCGCCGTCACCGGGGAGCCCGATCCCGATCTCGGCGAGCGGATCGTCGCGTGGGTGGTCGCGGACGATCCCCAGTCACCGCCGGACAGCGCCGAGTTGGCCGACCATGTCGCCCGGCGGCTCGCTCCGCACAAGCGGCCCCGGGTGGTGCGCTATCTCGACGCGCTGCCCCGCAACGACATGGGGAAGATCATGAAGCGGGCGCTGCCTTCATGA
- a CDS encoding carboxyl transferase domain-containing protein, translated as MTTTRVGAREIIDLVSDSFGCFVSFSELPVPEGDFPPDGPLGWPGYDASRARAAERTDETESVVCGTASIEGVRVVLIAFEFGFLGGSLGVRTGDRLEAAYSYAREHRLPVVPLVATGGSRMQEGMLALTQLQRVARQSALTREAGLAQIAVLRDPTTGGGWATLGAGADVVLALPDAQVGFAGSRVRPPDADPAAYTAEAQVAAGSADAVVRPQELKETLGRWLRLLARPSGEPTSRPAGKPAAEPAVEPAVEPAVEPAPVPEPLGATDLPASGWDAVQRARSPRRPRAARYLDAYFTHRVAISGDRCGGADPDGMLCGFGEHRGRTVAYAAQTGAATRPAGYRTATRLIRLADRLGIPVLTLVDTPGAANDAEAERQGVGAAIAELFGAVATARTPLTTLVIGEGGSGGALALAAPGRTWATPDSYFSVIAPELAAAILKRPPQETEETANRLRIRPQDLAELGVIRTEDRRTP; from the coding sequence ATGACGACGACACGCGTCGGCGCGCGGGAGATCATCGACCTCGTCTCCGACTCCTTCGGCTGCTTCGTCTCCTTCAGTGAACTTCCCGTACCTGAAGGCGACTTCCCGCCCGACGGTCCCCTCGGCTGGCCCGGCTACGACGCCTCGCGCGCCCGCGCCGCCGAGCGCACCGACGAGACCGAGTCCGTCGTCTGCGGCACCGCGAGCATCGAAGGCGTCCGCGTCGTGCTGATCGCCTTCGAGTTCGGCTTCCTCGGCGGCTCACTGGGCGTGCGCACCGGCGACCGACTGGAGGCTGCGTACAGCTACGCCCGGGAACACCGGCTCCCGGTCGTCCCGTTGGTCGCCACCGGCGGCAGCCGGATGCAGGAGGGTATGCTCGCCCTCACCCAACTCCAGCGCGTCGCACGGCAGTCGGCGCTCACCCGGGAGGCCGGGCTGGCGCAGATCGCCGTCCTGCGGGACCCGACGACGGGCGGCGGCTGGGCCACCCTGGGCGCGGGCGCCGACGTGGTCCTCGCCCTGCCCGACGCGCAGGTCGGCTTCGCGGGCTCACGGGTCCGGCCGCCGGACGCCGACCCGGCCGCGTACACGGCTGAGGCGCAGGTCGCGGCGGGGTCGGCGGACGCGGTCGTCCGGCCGCAGGAGCTGAAGGAGACGCTGGGGCGGTGGCTGCGGCTGCTCGCCCGCCCGTCGGGCGAGCCCACAAGCCGGCCCGCCGGCAAACCCGCCGCCGAACCAGCCGTCGAACCAGCCGTCGAACCAGCCGTCGAGCCCGCCCCGGTGCCCGAACCCCTCGGGGCCACCGACCTCCCCGCCTCCGGATGGGACGCCGTCCAGCGGGCCAGGTCGCCTCGACGGCCGCGTGCGGCACGCTACTTGGACGCCTACTTCACCCACCGGGTAGCGATCTCCGGCGACCGGTGCGGCGGCGCCGATCCCGACGGGATGCTGTGCGGCTTCGGCGAGCACCGGGGCCGTACGGTCGCGTACGCCGCCCAGACCGGGGCGGCGACCCGGCCCGCCGGATACCGCACCGCGACCCGGCTGATCAGGCTCGCGGACCGGCTCGGGATCCCGGTGCTGACCCTGGTGGACACCCCGGGCGCGGCCAACGACGCCGAGGCGGAACGGCAGGGCGTGGGCGCGGCGATCGCCGAGCTGTTCGGCGCGGTCGCCACCGCCCGCACCCCGCTCACCACGCTGGTGATCGGCGAGGGCGGCTCCGGCGGGGCGCTCGCGCTGGCCGCCCCCGGCCGCACCTGGGCCACGCCGGACAGCTACTTCTCCGTCATCGCGCCGGAGCTGGCCGCCGCGATCCTCAAACGCCCGCCGCAGGAGACGGAGGAGACCGCGAACCGACTCCGTATCCGGCCACAGGACTTGGCCGAACTGGGGGTGATCCGGACAGAGGACCGGCGGACGCCGTGA
- a CDS encoding CU044_2847 family protein has product MDGLVEFKTDDGAVVSVEAVTEGRPGSRLVARGDGTVQAARTFEGALEGVRAAAESALRVFRDGSLRPDAVEIEFGVKLSAETGAIIAKGTAEGHLVVKLTWSPSPAGGPGPAAS; this is encoded by the coding sequence GTGGACGGACTGGTGGAGTTCAAGACCGACGACGGGGCCGTGGTCTCCGTCGAGGCGGTCACGGAAGGGCGGCCCGGGTCGCGGCTGGTGGCCCGCGGCGACGGTACGGTCCAGGCGGCCCGTACCTTCGAGGGCGCCCTGGAGGGGGTGCGCGCGGCCGCCGAGTCCGCACTGCGGGTGTTCAGGGACGGCTCGTTACGGCCCGACGCGGTGGAGATCGAGTTCGGGGTGAAGCTCTCGGCGGAGACCGGCGCGATCATCGCCAAGGGCACCGCGGAGGGCCATCTGGTGGTGAAACTGACCTGGTCCCCGTCGCCCGCGGGAGGGCCGGGGCCCGCCGCCTCATGA